In Marinicauda algicola, one DNA window encodes the following:
- a CDS encoding MotE family protein: MSAVRPLALIALLAGALFALKALAFADGASLFFESRAEAREIAAGQEAGTGDAETPAASEPVPETVTPMPSQSAGGLAEPETASHAQLLTALAERRRALDAREAELDTREGLIEVAEQRVEERIARLETLRGEVEALLGQLETERQDEVNSLVATYRSLEPEAAARILISLDEMDPDTLLMVSRELQNSFGRNFAAIMGEMAEIDPAFAARLTSRLRAQAMPPQTVAELEAGFDAAAH; the protein is encoded by the coding sequence ATGTCCGCCGTCCGGCCGCTCGCCCTCATCGCCCTGCTCGCCGGCGCGCTGTTCGCGCTGAAGGCGCTGGCCTTCGCGGACGGCGCCTCGCTGTTCTTCGAGTCCCGCGCCGAGGCGCGCGAGATCGCCGCCGGCCAGGAGGCCGGAACCGGGGACGCCGAGACGCCGGCCGCGAGCGAACCGGTTCCCGAGACGGTGACGCCGATGCCCTCGCAGTCCGCCGGCGGGCTTGCCGAACCGGAGACCGCGAGCCACGCCCAGCTGCTGACCGCGCTCGCCGAGCGGCGCCGCGCGCTCGATGCCCGCGAGGCCGAGCTCGACACCCGCGAAGGGCTGATCGAGGTCGCCGAACAGCGTGTCGAGGAGCGCATCGCGCGGCTTGAAACCCTTCGCGGCGAGGTCGAGGCCCTGCTCGGCCAGCTCGAGACCGAGCGCCAGGATGAGGTCAACTCGCTGGTGGCCACCTATCGCAGCCTGGAACCGGAGGCCGCCGCGCGCATCCTGATCAGCCTGGACGAGATGGATCCCGATACGCTGCTCATGGTCTCGCGCGAGCTTCAGAACTCCTTCGGGCGCAATTTCGCGGCGATCATGGGCGAGATGGCGGAGATCGATCCGGCCTTCGCCGCACGGCTGACCTCGCGACTGCGCGCGCAGGCGATGCCGCCGCAGACCGTCGCCGAACTGGAGGCCGGGTTTGACGCCGCGGCGCACTGA
- a CDS encoding DUF6468 domain-containing protein, translating into MSAYVLIFEGLVALLMLGAGIMCWRVDRRLKALREGQDGLKATIGALNDAVDRARASLAALDRASKESGGELKTRVEEARRLADELRILSGAGEARAERLAAAPRRREPSGEIARPRRESAPEPARARDGGARETGGEMNGGKPGRLLEALKTLR; encoded by the coding sequence ATGAGCGCCTATGTCCTGATCTTCGAAGGCCTCGTCGCCCTGCTGATGCTGGGGGCCGGCATCATGTGCTGGCGCGTCGACCGGCGGCTGAAGGCGCTGCGCGAGGGCCAGGACGGGCTGAAGGCCACGATCGGCGCGCTCAACGACGCCGTCGACCGGGCGCGCGCGAGCCTGGCCGCGCTCGACCGCGCCTCGAAGGAGAGCGGCGGCGAGCTCAAGACGCGCGTCGAGGAGGCGCGGCGCCTCGCCGACGAGCTGCGCATCCTGTCCGGTGCCGGCGAGGCGCGTGCGGAGCGTCTGGCCGCGGCCCCGCGCCGGCGCGAGCCTTCCGGCGAGATCGCCCGCCCCCGCCGCGAGAGCGCGCCCGAGCCGGCGCGCGCGCGTGACGGCGGCGCGCGCGAGACGGGCGGCGAGATGAATGGCGGCAAGCCCGGACGCCTGCTCGAAGCCCTCAAGACGCTGCGCTAG
- the fliM gene encoding flagellar motor switch protein FliM, whose amino-acid sequence MSDEIDQDALAAEWEAAAAAEQPDFDAAGGSDDELASEWEAMVGGGEEVLAPQGGGGAERILNQEEIDSLLGFSVSDDDDESRSGIRAIINSALVSYERLPMLEIVFDRLVRLMTTSLRNFTSDNVEVSLDNISSIRFGDYLNSIPLPAILAVFRAQQLDNYGLLTVDSNLIYSIVDVLLGGRRGTSAMRIEGRPYTTIERTLVQRMIEVILADAKQAFAPLTEVDFSLDRIETNPRFAAIARPANAAILVKLRIDMEDRGGRIELLLPYATLEPIRKMLLQQFMGEKFGRDNIWESHLATELWSTKMEVSAVLDELQKPLGEVMKLKVGDTLLLDTPPDGSVELRCGAIPLTHGRMGRINHNVGIRLDAPLTPRARRQLMRFA is encoded by the coding sequence ATGAGTGACGAAATCGACCAGGATGCGCTTGCCGCCGAATGGGAAGCGGCCGCGGCCGCCGAGCAGCCCGATTTCGATGCCGCCGGCGGCAGCGACGACGAACTCGCCTCGGAATGGGAGGCGATGGTCGGCGGCGGCGAGGAAGTGCTCGCGCCCCAGGGCGGGGGCGGCGCGGAGCGCATCCTCAACCAGGAGGAGATCGACTCCCTCCTCGGCTTCTCGGTCTCCGACGACGACGACGAATCGCGCTCGGGCATCCGGGCGATCATCAATTCCGCGCTCGTCTCCTACGAGCGCCTGCCGATGCTGGAGATCGTCTTCGACCGCCTGGTGCGGCTGATGACGACCAGCCTTCGCAACTTCACCTCCGACAACGTGGAGGTCAGCCTCGACAACATCTCCTCGATCCGCTTCGGCGATTACCTGAACTCGATCCCGCTGCCCGCGATCCTGGCGGTGTTCCGCGCCCAGCAGCTCGACAATTACGGCCTGCTGACGGTGGACTCCAACCTGATCTACTCGATCGTCGACGTGCTGCTCGGCGGGCGGCGCGGCACCAGCGCGATGCGCATCGAGGGCCGGCCCTACACCACGATCGAGCGCACGCTGGTCCAGCGCATGATCGAGGTCATCCTGGCCGACGCCAAGCAGGCCTTCGCGCCGCTGACCGAGGTGGATTTCTCCCTCGACCGCATCGAGACCAATCCGCGCTTCGCCGCCATCGCCCGGCCGGCCAATGCGGCGATCCTGGTCAAGCTGCGCATCGACATGGAGGACCGCGGCGGGCGCATCGAGCTCCTGCTGCCTTACGCCACGCTGGAACCGATCCGGAAGATGCTGCTGCAGCAGTTCATGGGCGAGAAGTTCGGCCGCGACAACATCTGGGAAAGCCACCTGGCCACCGAGCTGTGGTCGACCAAGATGGAGGTGTCCGCCGTGCTCGACGAGCTGCAGAAGCCGCTCGGCGAGGTGATGAAGCTCAAGGTCGGCGACACCCTCCTCCTCGACACCCCGCCGGACGGGAGCGTGGAGTTGCGCTGCGGCGCGATTCCGCTCACCCACGGACGCATGGGGCGCATCAACCACAATGTCGGCATTCGCCTCGACGCCCCGCTCACGCCGCGGGCCCGCCGCCAGCTGATGAGGTTCGCATGA
- a CDS encoding flagellar basal body-associated FliL family protein, with protein MADDTDIENEDGEGENQAKKKPGLVKLALFIGLPALILVLGGVAGALFLFGGKDDTHVAAAEGHGGPDSATPAEQALAAAAAEHKYTFEEPMVVNINHESGTSDVLMLNVYFVYSDPALHAVLEARSEEIFSSFTGFVRELRTEDLAGSSAYYRLRLELLRRVNLEIAPAQIDDVLIRELVVN; from the coding sequence ATGGCGGACGATACGGACATCGAGAACGAAGACGGCGAGGGCGAGAACCAGGCGAAGAAGAAGCCCGGCCTCGTCAAGCTCGCCCTGTTCATCGGCCTTCCCGCCCTCATCCTGGTGCTGGGCGGGGTGGCCGGCGCGCTCTTCCTGTTCGGCGGCAAGGACGACACCCATGTCGCCGCGGCCGAGGGGCACGGCGGACCAGATTCGGCCACGCCGGCCGAGCAGGCGCTCGCGGCCGCCGCGGCCGAGCACAAATACACCTTCGAAGAACCGATGGTGGTCAACATCAACCACGAGTCCGGCACCAGCGACGTGCTGATGCTGAATGTCTATTTCGTCTATTCCGACCCGGCCCTGCACGCCGTGCTGGAGGCCCGCTCGGAGGAGATCTTCAGCTCCTTCACCGGCTTCGTGCGCGAACTGCGCACCGAGGATCTCGCCGGATCGAGCGCCTATTACCGCCTGCGTCTGGAGCTGCTGCGCCGGGTCAATCTGGAGATCGCGCCGGCGCAGATCGACGACGTGCTGATCCGCGAACTCGTGGTCAACTAG
- the flgF gene encoding flagellar basal-body rod protein FlgF translates to MDNAMMIGLARQQTLRQAMDISANNIANTSTTGFKAEQVLLETDAATRARHSDGPGRLAFVDEWGVGRDFSQGALQGTGRPLDLAIEGEGFFALETEAGERFTRDGRFTLSAEGEIVAADGARLLDEGGFPIRLAPEGGEIEVRANGEVMQDGVPVARLALTRFEAPGQLSKTGDNRYSAPEDAARETVLDPVVRQGFIEASNVRPVMELTRMMEISRTYASVTRMINQTDELGRKALERLGRP, encoded by the coding sequence ATGGACAATGCGATGATGATCGGGCTCGCCCGCCAGCAGACGCTGCGCCAGGCGATGGATATCTCCGCCAACAATATCGCCAATACCTCCACCACCGGCTTCAAGGCCGAGCAGGTCCTGCTGGAGACCGACGCGGCGACCCGCGCGCGTCATTCCGACGGCCCGGGCCGGCTCGCCTTCGTCGACGAGTGGGGTGTGGGCCGCGATTTCAGCCAGGGCGCGCTGCAGGGCACCGGCCGCCCGCTCGACCTCGCCATCGAGGGCGAGGGGTTCTTCGCCCTCGAGACCGAGGCCGGCGAACGCTTCACCCGCGACGGGCGCTTCACGCTCAGCGCGGAAGGCGAGATCGTCGCCGCGGACGGGGCGCGCCTGCTCGACGAGGGGGGCTTCCCGATCCGCCTCGCTCCGGAAGGCGGGGAGATCGAGGTGCGCGCCAATGGCGAGGTGATGCAGGACGGTGTGCCGGTGGCGCGCCTGGCGCTCACCCGTTTCGAGGCGCCGGGCCAGCTCTCCAAGACCGGCGACAACCGCTATTCCGCACCCGAGGACGCAGCGCGCGAGACCGTGCTCGATCCGGTCGTACGCCAGGGCTTCATCGAGGCCTCCAACGTGCGCCCGGTCATGGAACTGACGCGCATGATGGAAATCTCGCGCACCTACGCCTCGGTCACCCGGATGATCAACCAGACCGACGAACTCGGCCGCAAGGCGCTCGAGCGCCTCGGCCGCCCGTAA
- the flgG gene encoding flagellar basal-body rod protein FlgG, whose product MRALSTAATGMEAQQLNVEVIAHNLANMNTTAFKRQRAEFQDLLYQNIQQVGTQSSDSGTIVPTGVQVGLGVQTGSVYRITEQGSLTQTANPFDVAISGRGYFRIQLPNGGDAYTRAGNFSKNDQGLLVTAEGYQVAPGITIPEEARTVDINPQGQISITLDGDPEPQIVGQLELAVFPNEAGLEAQGDNLYLETGASGAANVGIAGQPGFGTIRQGFVETSNVDAVTEVTALIQAQRAYEMNARVITAADEMLATSSNLR is encoded by the coding sequence ATGCGCGCCCTGTCCACCGCCGCCACGGGCATGGAAGCCCAGCAGCTCAATGTCGAGGTGATCGCCCACAACCTGGCGAACATGAACACCACGGCGTTCAAGCGCCAGCGGGCCGAATTCCAGGACCTGCTGTATCAGAACATCCAGCAGGTCGGCACGCAGTCCTCCGATTCGGGCACGATCGTTCCGACCGGTGTCCAGGTCGGCCTCGGGGTGCAGACCGGCTCGGTCTACCGCATCACCGAACAGGGCAGTCTCACCCAGACGGCCAACCCGTTCGACGTCGCGATCAGCGGGCGCGGCTACTTCCGCATCCAGCTGCCCAATGGCGGGGACGCCTATACCCGGGCCGGCAATTTCTCGAAGAACGACCAGGGCCTGCTGGTCACGGCCGAGGGCTACCAGGTCGCGCCGGGCATCACGATCCCCGAAGAGGCGCGCACCGTGGACATCAACCCGCAGGGCCAGATCTCGATCACGCTGGACGGCGACCCCGAGCCGCAGATCGTCGGCCAGCTGGAACTCGCCGTCTTCCCGAACGAGGCCGGGCTCGAGGCCCAGGGCGACAATCTCTATCTCGAAACCGGGGCCTCCGGCGCGGCCAATGTCGGCATCGCCGGCCAGCCGGGCTTCGGCACGATCCGCCAGGGCTTCGTGGAGACCTCGAACGTCGATGCCGTCACCGAGGTGACCGCGCTCATCCAGGCCCAGCGCGCCTACGAGATGAACGCGCGCGTGATCACCGCGGCCGACGAGATGCTCGCCACTTCCTCCAACCTGCGCTGA
- the flgA gene encoding flagellar basal body P-ring formation chaperone FlgA has product MARHLLTSLFLAAAIAAPALGQEARTVVLREHPASADHIITLADLFEGIDDETQIARAPEPGQTLSLDPDFVRREAARAGFRWANAGGLQRVSVTRESRAIPASEVTALLEEALYFDTGRSHEVVLSNRALTLHAPLDSAGAPEIVSFETDAGAGLFRAQIAPWPGGEPVLVTGRAQSVVEVPVLARPMARGEVISASDIDWLRLPANRVRADAILDADSLVGQEARRALRAGEALRGYDLAAPTLIARGETIDLVYQVGALTLTARARALEDVGEGQRARFVNLQSNRTVEAFAFAPGRARVGYDTAS; this is encoded by the coding sequence ATGGCCCGTCATCTGCTCACCAGCCTCTTCCTCGCCGCGGCGATCGCCGCGCCCGCGCTCGGGCAGGAGGCGCGCACGGTCGTGCTGCGCGAGCATCCGGCGAGCGCGGATCACATCATCACGCTCGCCGACCTGTTCGAGGGCATCGACGACGAGACGCAGATCGCCCGGGCCCCGGAGCCGGGCCAGACGCTTTCGCTCGATCCCGACTTCGTGCGCCGCGAGGCGGCCCGGGCGGGCTTTCGCTGGGCCAATGCCGGCGGGCTGCAGCGCGTCTCCGTGACGCGCGAGAGCCGCGCGATACCCGCGAGCGAGGTCACCGCGCTCCTGGAGGAGGCGCTCTATTTCGACACCGGGCGCAGCCACGAAGTCGTGCTGTCCAACCGCGCTCTGACCCTGCACGCGCCGCTGGATTCGGCCGGCGCGCCCGAGATCGTCAGCTTCGAGACCGATGCCGGCGCCGGCCTGTTCCGGGCGCAGATCGCCCCCTGGCCCGGCGGGGAGCCGGTGCTCGTCACCGGCCGGGCCCAGAGCGTGGTCGAGGTGCCGGTGCTCGCCCGCCCGATGGCGCGCGGGGAGGTGATCTCCGCGTCCGACATCGACTGGCTGCGCCTGCCCGCGAACCGGGTGCGCGCCGACGCCATTCTCGACGCGGACTCGCTCGTCGGCCAGGAGGCGCGGCGCGCGCTGCGCGCCGGCGAAGCCCTGCGCGGCTACGATCTTGCAGCCCCGACCCTGATCGCGCGCGGCGAGACGATCGATCTCGTCTACCAGGTCGGCGCGCTGACGCTGACCGCCCGGGCCCGGGCGCTCGAAGACGTCGGCGAGGGCCAGCGCGCACGCTTCGTCAATCTGCAATCGAACCGCACGGTCGAGGCGTTCGCCTTCGCGCCCGGCCGCGCCCGCGTCGGCTACGACACCGCGTCCTGA
- the flgH gene encoding flagellar basal body L-ring protein FlgH, whose translation MRNVLTRFAAGLLGASMLTACAATDRLSYVGQTPPLSPMENVAGMSEQTAAAIYGRSGEQDRYLAQLRAAAATHDRQANPGSLWRGNARSFFGDPRATSVGDILTVNIDISDRAQVSNQTARSRTSDNDANLTNFFGGEAALDQFFNDAVDPASLASFGSTTSTEGAGSVNRSETIRLTAAAIVVDVLWNGNMVVHGRQEVRINNEVRELLISGIVRPQDIEPDNTIDHTKIAEARVSYGGRGHISDMQRPPIGQELYNLLWPF comes from the coding sequence ATGCGTAACGTCCTCACCCGCTTCGCCGCCGGCCTGCTCGGCGCCTCGATGCTGACCGCCTGCGCGGCGACCGACCGGCTCTCCTATGTCGGCCAGACCCCGCCGCTCTCCCCGATGGAGAACGTCGCGGGCATGAGCGAGCAGACCGCCGCCGCGATCTACGGTCGCTCGGGCGAGCAGGACCGCTATCTCGCCCAGCTTCGCGCCGCGGCCGCCACGCACGACCGGCAGGCCAATCCCGGCTCGCTCTGGCGCGGCAATGCGAGGAGCTTCTTCGGCGATCCGCGCGCGACGAGCGTGGGCGACATCCTCACCGTCAACATCGACATCTCCGACCGCGCCCAGGTCTCCAACCAGACCGCGCGCTCGCGCACCAGCGACAACGACGCGAACCTGACGAACTTCTTCGGCGGGGAGGCCGCGCTCGACCAGTTCTTCAACGACGCGGTCGACCCCGCCTCGCTGGCGAGCTTCGGCTCGACCACCTCGACGGAAGGAGCGGGCAGCGTGAACCGCTCGGAGACCATCCGCCTGACCGCCGCCGCGATCGTCGTCGACGTGTTGTGGAACGGGAACATGGTCGTGCACGGCCGCCAGGAGGTGCGCATCAACAACGAGGTGCGCGAGCTCCTGATCTCGGGCATCGTGCGGCCCCAGGACATCGAGCCGGACAACACGATCGACCATACCAAGATCGCCGAGGCGCGCGTGTCCTATGGCGGACGCGGCCACATCTCCGACATGCAGCGCCCGCCGATCGGCCAGGAGCTGTACAACCTGCTCTGGCCTTTCTAG
- the fliP gene encoding flagellar type III secretion system pore protein FliP (The bacterial flagellar biogenesis protein FliP forms a type III secretion system (T3SS)-type pore required for flagellar assembly.): MTWRRALPLALSGLAAAALFALGAPAGAQEVSIDFGEPGTLTERVLQLIALITVLSLAPSILIMTTSFIRIVVVLSLLRTAIGLQQSPPNAVLISLALFLTAFIMAPVFTQSYSQGIEPLLNGEITTEEAFTETTQPVKMFMLAHTREDDLELFFGIAQVEPESPEATPLHVVAPAFMISELRRAFEIGFLLFIPFLIIDLVVASILMSMGMMMLPPIVISLPFKLIFFVLVDGWRLVTGSLVQSFQTGVPGG, encoded by the coding sequence ATGACGTGGCGCCGCGCGCTTCCCCTCGCCCTGTCAGGCCTCGCGGCCGCGGCCCTGTTCGCGCTCGGCGCGCCGGCGGGCGCGCAGGAGGTGTCGATCGATTTCGGCGAGCCGGGCACGCTGACCGAGCGCGTGCTGCAGCTGATCGCGCTGATCACCGTCCTCTCGCTCGCCCCGTCCATCCTCATCATGACGACGAGCTTCATCCGCATCGTCGTCGTGCTCTCGCTGCTGCGCACCGCGATCGGCCTGCAGCAGAGCCCGCCCAACGCGGTGCTGATCTCGCTCGCCCTGTTCCTGACCGCCTTCATCATGGCCCCGGTCTTCACCCAGTCCTACAGTCAGGGCATCGAGCCGCTGCTGAACGGGGAGATCACCACCGAGGAGGCCTTCACCGAGACCACCCAGCCGGTGAAGATGTTCATGCTCGCCCACACCCGCGAGGACGATCTCGAGCTGTTCTTCGGCATCGCGCAGGTCGAGCCGGAGAGCCCGGAGGCGACGCCGCTGCACGTCGTCGCGCCGGCCTTCATGATCTCCGAGCTGCGCCGCGCCTTCGAGATCGGCTTCCTCTTGTTCATCCCCTTCCTGATCATCGATCTCGTCGTGGCCTCCATCCTCATGTCCATGGGCATGATGATGCTGCCCCCCATCGTGATCTCCCTGCCGTTCAAGCTGATCTTCTTCGTCCTGGTGGACGGCTGGCGCCTGGTGACCGGATCGCTGGTGCAAAGTTTCCAGACCGGGGTACCGGGCGGATGA
- a CDS encoding flagellar biosynthetic protein FliO, which yields MLDFARYLAGLVLVLGLLAGFAFILRRGYAQGLIPGFPGQGSERRMRVVETLMVDPRRRMVIVEVDGTEHVLLLGAERETVLGRQPAREKFTPEMPGGESEPQ from the coding sequence ATGCTCGACTTCGCCCGCTACCTCGCCGGCCTCGTCCTCGTGCTGGGCCTCCTCGCGGGTTTCGCCTTCATCCTGCGCCGCGGCTATGCGCAGGGCCTGATACCCGGCTTTCCCGGCCAGGGGAGCGAGCGGCGCATGCGCGTCGTGGAGACGCTGATGGTCGATCCGCGCCGGCGGATGGTGATCGTCGAGGTCGACGGGACCGAGCACGTGCTCCTGCTCGGCGCCGAGCGCGAGACGGTTCTCGGCCGCCAGCCGGCCAGGGAGAAGTTTACCCCGGAAATGCCGGGCGGGGAGAGCGAACCGCAATGA
- the flgB gene encoding flagellar basal body rod protein FlgB, whose product MRADDINVLAVLKQALGYHSDRQRVIAENVANANTPGYVPRDVSRSDFERAVEEARGGQSRSRLSVTPVAMRAPHAAHIEGTPAASARQFRTESAPDSETTINGNAVVLEEQMVRANENRMRFETALGLYNKSLSLLRMAVRPPQ is encoded by the coding sequence ATGCGCGCCGACGACATCAACGTACTCGCCGTCCTGAAGCAGGCGCTCGGCTATCATTCCGACCGCCAGCGCGTGATCGCGGAGAACGTCGCCAACGCCAACACGCCGGGCTATGTCCCGCGCGACGTGTCGCGTTCCGACTTCGAGCGCGCGGTGGAGGAGGCCCGGGGCGGCCAGAGCCGCTCGCGCCTGTCGGTCACGCCCGTCGCGATGCGTGCGCCCCACGCGGCGCACATCGAGGGCACGCCGGCCGCGAGCGCGCGCCAGTTCCGCACCGAGAGCGCGCCCGACAGCGAGACCACGATCAACGGCAATGCCGTCGTGCTGGAGGAGCAGATGGTGCGCGCCAACGAGAACCGCATGCGCTTCGAGACGGCGCTGGGGCTCTACAACAAGTCGCTCTCGCTGCTGCGCATGGCCGTGCGTCCGCCGCAATAG
- the flgC gene encoding flagellar basal body rod protein FlgC has protein sequence MDKTTETMQVAAAGLRAQAARMRIIAENLANAQSTGRTPEEDPYRRQVPVFEAELDRMTGLELVRMTDAAADNSEFRLVHEPGHPAANAEGYVRYPNVSSLVELMDMREAQRSYEANMNMVENTRRMMERTLDLLRR, from the coding sequence ATGGACAAGACGACAGAGACCATGCAGGTCGCCGCCGCCGGGCTTCGCGCCCAGGCCGCGCGCATGCGCATCATCGCGGAGAACCTCGCCAACGCGCAGTCCACCGGCCGCACGCCGGAGGAGGATCCCTATCGCCGCCAGGTTCCCGTGTTCGAGGCCGAGCTCGACCGGATGACGGGCCTGGAGCTGGTGCGCATGACCGACGCCGCCGCCGACAATTCCGAATTCCGCCTCGTCCACGAGCCCGGCCACCCGGCCGCCAATGCGGAAGGCTATGTGCGCTATCCCAACGTCTCCAGCCTCGTCGAGCTGATGGACATGCGCGAGGCCCAGCGCTCCTACGAGGCCAACATGAACATGGTCGAGAACACGCGGCGGATGATGGAACGCACGCTCGACCTCCTGCGCCGCTAG
- the fliE gene encoding flagellar hook-basal body complex protein FliE has translation MDLAALRAYAAAAQNVAGSVSTGPAQEPQAAAGPDFGSLVMDAVGQTEASISTAENLTAQAATGQAELVDVVTAVAAAEVQLETVIAVRDQVIKAYQEILRMPI, from the coding sequence ATGGATCTCGCCGCCCTTCGCGCCTACGCCGCCGCCGCGCAGAACGTCGCCGGCTCGGTCTCCACCGGCCCGGCCCAGGAGCCGCAGGCCGCAGCGGGCCCCGATTTCGGCAGCCTCGTCATGGACGCGGTCGGCCAGACCGAGGCGTCCATCTCGACCGCCGAGAACCTCACCGCCCAGGCCGCGACCGGCCAGGCCGAGCTCGTCGATGTCGTCACCGCCGTCGCCGCCGCCGAGGTGCAGCTGGAAACCGTGATCGCCGTGCGCGACCAGGTCATCAAGGCCTATCAGGAAATCCTGCGGATGCCGATCTAG